The genomic stretch gcagagaCGCGGAGGTGGCCGGAGGGGACTCGGTGTCCTCTCACAGGGATACCAGGGCCATGCAgagggcactgggggggctGTGAAGGGTTTTCAAAGGGTGAAACACTTTGAAATGCAGCTTCCTCTCCCCTCTTCACCTCCCCCCGGGCTAAACAAATACCCCCCGGCCGGGAGATGCCTCCCGCATCCCGCAGGCTTTTGTTCCCAGGCTTTTgtctggggctgggaaaggggccaGGATCcctcagcctccccagggacacACATGCAGACAGGGTCTTGCCTGCTTGGGATGTtgagaggcaggagggaggtgagagctgcctgtgcccgctgccacagggcttggggacatCCCATGAGCCGTCCTGGTGTCCCTTCGTGGCCTCCAGCCGTTCTCCCCGTCGCCTGTCACATCACTGGCACTTTctgcctgtccctgggagctgctcatggCACAGGTCCTGGTTCatcctgtcccctgtgtgtccatACTGCCACCAGCACACGCTGCAGGCTCTGTGCATGGCCAGTGCCACCAGGTCCCTGTGGCCACCCCCAGAtgccagctcagagccactACCTGTGGCACCTTCCAGCAGAGGGTCACTGGCTGCATCCCCATCACAGCCACACTACAGAAGCCCAAGCAAAATTGTGTGGGTTTTACAGTGACCTCTGGCCCTCAGGAACCCATCACCTGGCTTTTCATTTACATCCCAAAAGCCACTTTAATTACCTCGGGGAGGGATCACTTCAGGGAGCTGATTTTTGGGGCAAAATGTTGATGGGAAAAAATCCTATGAACAGTCAAACAACCCTGAAGGGACCGAGGAGACTCGAGAGCCAGCCTCAAGCCTGTCCCTGCCAGTGACAAGAAACACCTTGATGAACTCTGAGCAAAGGTGAGACTCCAAACAAACCCCTTGCAACCAAACCTTCTGGAAACCAAACCCCTTCTTTGCCCCGGGGCAAAGTGTTTCTCCGGTGACTAAGTTTGGAAGAAAACAGGATTGTTTGAAATGTCCCTTGTTGTTCCTGCCTCCCGCCAGGaatcacaaaaaagaaaataaatacccGATTATTGTTATTGAAACTTTGAAAGTTcccctgggaagagcagagagcgtttgccccagcccagcccctcggtgcccctgtccctgctccagcctccccgggcagctgcagccagagatGTGCGGAGCCTTTCCAGACAACAAAAGCTCTCTGGCCGCCTGATTTCCCTCTGCCTTATCTCCCTCCGCGATAGCCAGGTTATCGGGAAATGGAAAAGGGCTCAGGACAGCCTGACCCCAATCCCTGGGGGACAGGAGATGGTGGCGGGTGCGGGGGCGAAGCTTTGCATGGGCGGGGGGCTGTCAGCACTCAGGGTCCCGTccttttcctcccactgacGCCTTCCTCGCGTGCGGTGGGGTGAGCAAAACCTCTCTGGGGAGCGGCTTTGGAGCTGGGTGGGCGCTGGGAGCTCCGGTCCCTCCCGGAGGCGGCCGGGGCAGGCGCGGGGCTGAGCCCCGGCGGGGTGGGCCCGGGGACGGTGGGagagcagccccggccccgcgcttGTCACCCAGACAAGAGATCAATAACTAAtttcactgcagcagcagcgccgggtTTTTTCCAATAATTGTGAGCCGGCGGTGGGGAATGAGGCTCTCAGCACCGCTCCACAGCAGCCTGCACCCGATCAATCGCCACACCgctggggcagcaggaaaactcatttttctccttttcttccctctcctcccttctctccttccTGATCCCACTccattccctcctcctcctgctgtggcgctgcctgagctgggggctgtgtcccccccaCGCTGGGTGGGATGTGAGCTTGGGCTTTCCCGAGCTGGCCCCACGGCGCTGGGGACAAGGCTGAGCCTCCTGCGCTGCCTCAGCAGCCCGGAGCACTTTGGTCCCTGCCACCCACAGGCTGGACCCGGCTCCTTGTGCAGAGCACCGGCCCCAACAGCTTGGGTGAAGGTGGCAGAGGTGAGATTTCTCCTCTCCTTGTGGGATAAGGGGCTCCCAGGGATGCTTTGGCTGCTGTGTTGTGACTTTTGGTGGCCTGTTGGTGCTTTTGTGTGGTCCAAATGTGACTCTTACATTTTATGGCCttttttccctgggtttttATTCCCTGAGTGATTGGTTTGTTCCAGGTCAAGGATCCTACTGAGTTTCTCCCGTAACTATCCTTTATCCCCTCTGCTTCTGCAACCCTGcagtgcctcagtttccctctaTACCTATGGTAGAGGGGACTGAGAacatccctgcctgctccttccCATGCTGTTATGAGCCACCATGAGCTCCATGTCCCAAGGCAGAAGGTGTTGCTGGTTCCCAGCTCACAGGGCActgtgtggttttggggttcccaggacCATGGAGTCCCTGTGCCTGTGAGGTGGAGTCAGGGGTGCTGCATGCTCAGCATCTCCCTGGgactcagagatgctccagggTGGGATCTGGAGGCACCTCTGGGTTGTGCATGAGGTGCTTGGGTAGGGCAGGGAGCAAGGCTCAGCTGTGAGTTTGTCACTGCAGCACCTTCCAAGCCCATCCAAGCCCTGTACACCCCATGAGggtggcagcagtgcagccccttGTTCTGCTCCCTTATTTAAGAGCCCTCTCACTGGTtccccaggagcatccccatgAATTAAAGACTGCCTTTGCTGTGGAGCATGGAGAGCTGCCTGCATAATTTCAAAGTTTTATGACTTGCCTTGAAGGCTCCTATTGATTGGGGTCCTCTCTGGCTGATGGAGCATTTAGTATGGCCTGGACTGGGCAAGCAAGGCTGGAATCTCAGCCTGTCCAGCCCAGCTCAATCACAGCTTAAAACCTCTGTGGCatgagctgctcctgggagagTCTCCATGTGCATGTCCACACCAGAGCTGTTTGCACTTTGAGGGGCTTTTTGGCTTCTCAGTCTCAGCCCAAGAGCTGAGGCTCCCCATGGGGCCATGCCACATCCCACATGGGTTTAACCTGGGGAATTATTTCCCTGGGTGGGTTTGATGCAGCTTTAGGAGTTGGAGTGAGGGCATCTTGAGGGGTTTCTGTCCTGCTGAggctccaggcactgctcactggggcagcagagggatgctcattgggatttggggttcctgTGCAGCACCCACTGctgggtgccagcagcagcttccccctGGGtcacgctgtgctggcacagacaCACACTGAGGAATCCAGGAGCATCTCTCCACAACCTCCATCTGCCctgtggcttggacaggagctggCACCTTCACTTTCAAGCTCTCCCTGCTACAGCTGGAGCCTGTGGGGCTCCAAGGGCCACggcacagccagggagggcCACGGACCCTCCTTTGTGCTGAGAGGGAGGtgggagcacccccagcccaaGCACCCCCACACCTGCCATGCCACCACTTTCTCTGggcaccacacacaactgggGCTTTGCCCCCTCCACCCcatgcacagagctggggctgctggccaGGAACCCCCTTCCCAGTGCCTGGTTGACCTCAGAGAATGCACTGGAGTTGGTGGCGAGTGTGGCCAACCTGTGACTCTGCGGCCATAGAATTGGCTACTTCCATCCTCTCCCGATTTTTGTGTCCTTGGGGGGCCCCTGCTCTCACTCCCTGTTCCCCCCAAGCCCAGGGGGGCCAGtgcatggctgggctggagtttGGGACAGCGGGAGGGAGGTGGTGGGAGACCCCCTGGCTCCTTTAAGAAACCCACAAGCGGCTCCAGAAAGCAGCTCAAGGTCACAGCGGGAACCTGCGGACTTGGCAGCAGCCAGCgagggaggagggatggagggagggagggaggcagcccGAGATCAAAATGAAATCACAGccagggagaggggctggctggcagcacagagcaggcaggagggaaaggggggagcagctgagcaggaCACGAAGGGAGTCCCACCCATGGGTGTCCCCCAGGATTGCTGCAGCCCCaagccagcacagagctctgaaGCTTCTCTGTGccccccagctcagagccctgtgccctctgcagctccagccaaTGTGCCTACGGTGATTCAAGCCAAGGAAAGTTCCTTTGTGCCCCTGGAGCCaccctgggaatgctggagtCACTTCCCTCCCATGGGACTTCCCAGGCTCCACAGGAGGTTTTCCAGCTCcaagaggagcagagcagaaggaagctgctggctgggagggttgTATCCTGCAGCTCATGGCATGGTCCACTCCCAAACTTTTaccttattttcttttaaagcagcagctccccgaGTCCTGTGATCACTGCTGAGTCTCTGCCTTCTTTTTGGGCCAGGAGAACCTTTGGAGCCACCTTCACCAGAGATCACAGTGGACAAAACCAAGTCTTTAAAGGCTCAAGGTAGTTAATACAAATTAATTAAAAGCTCACAAcgtttcattaaaaaaaaaaattgctattgAAATGAACCTCACAGTTCTGGGTGCTCACTTGCCCTCTGGGCAAGTAAAGCTGGGTGAAGTGAAGGCACCAGGGATGAAGATGAACACTGTTGGAGGGAGGATGTCCACAGCAGGGTTTGCACATCCCTTCACAGCCTTGGGACCTGATCCTGTCCCAAGACCACACAGGGAGCCCCTGGCTGAACCCACTGGGGGTCTGGGGGCACAGGCAgacccagcccaggctgagcttGAGCTGTGGCTCCAAAGCTGCTCATTTTGGGGTTGGCTCAGCAATGcccaattttaattttcatcagCAGGATTAATCTGTGGAGttattttcccttcctccccctccccttcctctCCTACCCGCTTTATTCAAAGAATTTGATCATTTCTCCCAGGAGCTCGGCACCATTAACATTCACTCCCAACGCGTGTGAGCTGTGCTGCATCCCCAAGTGCTGCtcttgctgccagccctggtaCCCAGCCTGGTCATCAGCTTCTCCTTCcaacagcctgggctgggagagcccctccaccccccaaatccactcctggaatcccccaaatccactcCTGGAATCCCCCAAATTCACACCTGgaatcccccaaatccacacctgggatcccccaaatccactcCTGgaatcccccaaatccacacctggaatcccccaaatccacacctggctgctgtcacagctctgCAAAGGAGGATGGCATCCTgaactccagctctgctctgcagattAAAACCAAGGGGCTCTGGGAAGAACACCCAAGGCAGAGGAATGGCCAAGAGTTACAGGGTTTGGTGATTTAAGTCAAGAAGATTGGTGACCTGGGGCTTTCCTGGAGTGACAATTTGCAGGcttgcttttcattaataacAGTTAACTAACAAATGACTGTTgctattattactattattactgttattatCATTAATGTTATTAAATATTGCAGGCCAGGCTGCCTTCCCTGTGGTTAGCACAGCCTCATCCATCCAGCCTTGGCTCTGAGTGCTCCATAGGTCTGGGTGCTGTAGATCCATGTGCAATCTATAGAATCTATACAGGAAGGTGTTTGATCTCAGTTTGCTTTCTTTGCTCAGATGAGCTCTGAAGGGGGCCCAAGAgcctgggaaattgggaaaagaGGAAACTGGAGCCTGGTGGGTTGAATGGTTGGCTGGATTGTGGTGGGGAGCACCATGACCTGTGCCCAAACCCAGCTGGGTTTCACCCCTGGGGTTCCCCAAAAGCTTTTCCAACCCCATTTCAGGCCCTTTTTTCCTCACaggtgccccagcagcagcactaaCCCACATGTGCAGCCGCTTGCTTTACATCCAAAGGGATGCTGatgggcagtgccagtgccaggcaggaaaaaggaacttttgcagcatctgctgCCTGTTGGATGCTGTGaaggcagcagtggcagcacctgcctgtgtgcaggcaCTGAGCTCACCTGTGCCCACCACGATGAACCATTTCCTTCCTGAACATGAGCCCTCCCGGGATGTCCTGCCTGGGAAATGAAATCAGCTCTGAATGGGAAGTGCAACCgagctggcccagcccaggaagaaaaagggcagcaaaagaaaaacaaattcagaggatgtaatggaaaaaaaaaaaaaaagttaaatgctgtgtgtgctgctgtccctgtcactccccCCACGCCCACAGCCGTGGTGGGAAGGCTGGCTTGTCCCACCGAGGCGGTGCAGAAAGGGTGATTTTTCCTTTAGCAGGATTCCTGCTTCACCACGGTCCTTTCCTTCCAGTtctggctctggagcagggagcagctgggtgctgagcccgccgcagcccagcCGCACTGCCGGGCGAGGGCAAAGAGGCGTTCGCTGAGACGGGGAGCCGAGAGCTTTATTTTTAGTCTTGGTTTAACAAGTATTAATTAATAAGAGTGCAAATGCTAATGCCGAGATGACACAAACTGCGTTGCCTGAAATGAATGTTTGGGGCTTGTCTGTGCCAGGATTTACAGCCGGGTGGGTTCACAGGGGCGAAATCATTGCTCAAACTGCAAGGATAAGCTGAGCCGGCTTCTTCCCACCGAGAGCGGCACCGGCCGTGCCGCAATGGGATGTGCCGGGGGCtccggggccgcgccggggctcggggctgggctCGGGGCTGGGCTCGGGGCTGGCTCCGCAGCAGCGCCTTGTGGTGCCACACCAGCTCATCCCTGCCTGCCGAAATCTCCCGGGAAGTTTTGCAAAGTGAGGATTATTTTAGGCTCTGCCCGTCGGAGGTGCAGGGTCATGCCTTGCAGAAGGATTGTTTCACCTAGTGAAGACCTCGATCTTTGGAGGAAAAGATTCTCTTTCCCCTGGTCAAATCCCTCTGTCCTGCtcattccctgcctgcatctTCTTGCCCTGAGAGCTGGGCTTGGCTGGAGGGATGGCAGGAGAATGAGGAGGTGAAGAAATTCCCCATGGCAGCAAGACTTGAAGAGTTTTTCCCACCAGCACCAACATTCTGTCTGGTTTTGCTGCTGGCATCACAGAAATTATGAACTTGAATCTCCATCACTGTTAAGGCTGTTTTAGGATGTTTTTAGGTTTCCAGTGAGGTGCTGTGAGACAGCGATGGTGGCTTGGGGTCCTGTGGGTTGTCCAGCGACTTAAACCTCTCCAGTGGGGCTTTTGAATCAGAGGGAAGAGCTCAGTCAGGCCAGATCCAGGCCaggttttcctctttctttctcctctcggctgcaggcaggagggagctgctacctgcctgacacagctgctgctgctatggaagcccagctgcctccagcgAGCCCTGCTCACCCGGGATGGCACGGCAGAGAGCTGGGGAGTGTGGCCAGGGCAAGCTGGGCACGGGCCATGCACTGGGAGCCAGGGACACTGCTCGGTGCCCACACTGCATCCTCCCTCTGCATCCTCCCTCTGCATCCTCCCAGGGCACACCTCATCCTCCCCAGGGTGCTCGCTGCATCCCCAAGCAGAGATAGGAGCTGGCAGGACTCCCATAGAGGGATGGGATCCCTCAGCCTTCTCAtgccaggggtgtccctgtcacctgaAGGGGCTCAGCTGCCATTTTGGGAAAGTCAAGAGGGgctgagttgttttttttcaatGGGCTGGAAGGATGGAAGGATGCAGCACTGACAGTGGGCAGGGAGGTGTCACTCACCAGGGTGATGTGGTGGTTCAGGGTGAGGATGGGACTGTGGggggctgcactggggctcagcagtgccagaaaaCCCCTGGTCTGGGGTTTGGGTGGTAGACTGGAGCCACTGTGTCACTGGAGCAGGTTTCTTGGATGCAATGGTTAGATCTTAGAGATTAAAGCAATTTAGCCCTGCCTCATCCAAGCCAGCAAACAGCACCAGGATTGGGGCTGAGGATGCTCTGGAATCCTCCCAGCCCTTCACTACCCCACAGGGACCCAACCAGGGCACTGGGGACCACACAAGAAATCCCCACCCATGGCCTCACCAAACTCAGCCAtgtccctggggctggatgAGGCTGTGCCTGGGTTTTCCAGGGAGGGATGCATGGCAGGATGGCGTGGCCGTGGCCCAGGGCTGGCTCCCCAGACAGCGCTGCCACGCTGCTCTTCAGCAGCTCTGTTCTATCATCGAATTTTAATTTAGTTAGTTGAGTTCTTTAAACAGTGTGAACTTGCTAAGTGCTTTGCATATTTTATACTCATGAGTAACATTTATCAAACAGAAAGTACAATTAATCAAAGAGGGGAGCGTTTGTAACTTGGAGCAGTTTgtattctctctcttttcctccctgctgTACCTTTCCTCTGtgtctccctcctcttcctcttcactgccctgcactgcccagggagcCAGGACATACACACtccctctttctcttttccctcacCAAAACCTGTACACCACACAAAcacattaaaatgtttttttatattatgtatgtgtgtatgtatatctgtacatctatatatctatatctgtGTACCTATACATATGTTTATACCTATATCTATCTGCTATCTGGTATACAAATACATGTGTATATATGAATTATGTATATGGtatgctatatatatataatatatgtagGAATAAATGGTTCATTTACACTATATGtttgtatatatacacatatatacacaatTATATTCACAATATTATGCACAcattgtatttatatatatacttatTGTATTTATAGATATATGGTATTTATATACacagtatttatatatatatatatggtacTTATACACatagtatttatatatattcaCTATACACATTATCTACTAGCTGCAGTTTATAGTCTATCCCATCTATTATACTACATATAATAAATATGGGGTTTATATTTTGGTCTGCTGGGGGATTCAGCAgtgctggtggtggtgctgcagcctcctgaCAAGAGCCAGCAGCCAAAGGAGTGAGGTGGGATGGACAGttccagctctgagctgtgctgggtgcaCACCTGGCCAGCAGAAGTGCCTGACCAGCTCCAGACTGTTTGGGGACAATGACCAGTGGCtggtgacagggacatgggaaGCTCTGACAAGGGCAGAGtgtggctgcagccccccagcccaTGTCCCCTCTCTTCG from Agelaius phoeniceus isolate bAgePho1 chromosome 21, bAgePho1.hap1, whole genome shotgun sequence encodes the following:
- the LOC143695576 gene encoding uncharacterized protein LOC143695576, translated to MNINKVVIKMQGHSRTDAGAAFGALGTGGARLSSATTAGLRQDKGMSSQCLSSPSPPKPPTAAIQAVLKNLGKYESNNPEGTEETREPASSLSLPVTRNTLMNSEQSSSPSPVITAESLPSFWARRTFGATFTRDHSGQNQVFKGSRSSAPLTFTPNACELCCIPKCCSCCQPWYPAWSSASPSNSLGWESPSTPQIHSWNPPNPLLESPKSTPGCCHSSAKEDGILNSSSALQIKTKGLWEEHPRQRNGQELQGAPAAALTHMCSRLLYIQRDADGQCQCQAGKRNFCSICCLLDAVKAAVAAPACVQALSSPVPTTMNHFLPEHEPSRDVLPGK